In one window of Erythrolamprus reginae isolate rEryReg1 chromosome 1, rEryReg1.hap1, whole genome shotgun sequence DNA:
- the LOC139160506 gene encoding tigger transposable element-derived protein 1-like, with translation MLKAGQSNVEVGRHYGINESTVRYIKKDEKKIRQTSLISFNKAAKRMVTPRNKRLMKMEAALSVWVEDCRKKSIALDTNTIRTKAQQLYNRLEDADGGDPGEGADDPEDPQPSTSSASSASAPATFTASKGWFDKFQRRYGLKSVSLHGEAASADTGAAENFVQRTFKDLIAEGGYLPEQVFNMDETGLFWKRMPSRTFLMQDEAKASGFKAMKDRVTLIMCGNAAGFLMKPGLIYKSRNPRALKNRNKNSLPVYWMHNPKAWITKPLTRDWFHQCFIPQVQVYLAGKGLDFKVLLLMDNAGGHDHLEHERDGVQVEFLPPNTTSLIQPMDQGVIRAFKALYTRNSLASIVEAMEADQNFTLKAYWRQYTIASCLKNIQSALTDMKTQTMNACWKKLWPEVVHAHRGFAPEEIQDAAVQNSVKLAQAVGGEGFVDMTPEEVNGLLDEHGLPLTDKDLEELTRSASEEEEGAEEAEEEEDVGLTLERLAEVNRAAANLQRMVELWDPHMTRSLQFKASLDNTIAPYRAMLAKEKKKRQQLPITMFVTKTARSVTPSPAASIVDMVIEEDPDLS, from the exons atgctgaaagcgggacagtctaatgtagaggttggtcgccattatgggatcaacgaatcgactgtgcgatacattaagaaagatgagaagaagataaggcaaacttctctgatatcattcaacaaggctgcaaaaagaatggtgacgcctagaaacaaacgccttatgaagatggaagctgctttgtctgtgtgggtagaagactgcagaaaaaaaagcattgctttggatacgaacactatccgaaccaaggcgcagcaattgtacaaccgtcttgaagatgCAGATGGGGGAGACCCAG gtGAAGGCGCTGATGaccctgaagacccccagccgtcaacatcttctgcttcttcagcctcagccccagccacattcacagcaagcaaagggtggttcgataaatttcaacggcgctatggcctgaagagtgtgtcattgcacggagaagctgcctcagcagatacaggtgcagcagaaaactttgtccagcgcacgtttaaagacctaattgcagaagggggctaccttccagaacaggtgttcaacatggacgaaacaggcctgttctggaagaggatgccttcaaggactttcttgatgcaagatgaagccaaagcctctggctttaaggccatgaaagatcgagtgactttgatcatgtgcgggaatgcagcaggctttttaatgaagccagggctaatctataagtcacgaaatccaagagccctcaagaacagaaacaagaattcattgccagtgtactggatgcataatcctaaagcatggattacaaaacccctcacgcgggactggtttcaccagtgcttcatcccacaggtgcaggtgtatttggctggcaaaggacttgatttcaaagtgcttctcctaatggacaatgctggaggccatgatcacctggaacATGAAcgtgatggggtgcaagtcgaattcttgccaccaaacaccacatcgcttatccagccgatggatcaaggtgttatccgcgcatttaaggcactgtacacgcgcaattctcttgcaagcattgtggaagcaatggaagctgatcaaaacttcacattgaaggcctactggcgtcagtacacaattgcatcttgtctgaagaacattcagagtgccttgacagatatgaagacacagacaatgaatgcctgctggaagaaattgtggccagaagtggtgcatgctcacaggggatttgctcccgaagaaattcaagatgctgcagtccagaactctgtgaagctggcacaggcagtgggtggagaaggcttcgttgacatgacaccagaggaagtcaatggtttgcttgatgagcatggcctaccgctgacagacaaagatctggaggagctgaccaggtcagcgagtgaagaagaggagggagctgaagaagctgaggaagaagaagatgttggcctaacgcttgagcggcttgcagaagtgaacagagctgctgcaaatctccaacgcatggtggaactttgggatccccacatgactcgctctttacaatttaaggcctcccttgacaacaccattgcaccatacagagccatgttagccaaggaaaagaaaaagcgccaacaactgcccataactatgtttgtcacgaaaaccgcgaggtctgtcacaccatcacctgcagcgtccattgtagacatggtgatagaagaagatcccgatttatcctag